Proteins encoded in a region of the Quercus lobata isolate SW786 chromosome 8, ValleyOak3.0 Primary Assembly, whole genome shotgun sequence genome:
- the LOC115956829 gene encoding uncharacterized protein LOC115956829 has protein sequence MELMEGQQGEAAPAQAVPSLVSSLPARSPPTVPRHPPQYSPQPTPTSAAEQEKRREQKGKEHLEETQKLREKAEKLKEQAEKAKIKSEQAMNEAEQRGYELGIAETEKALRAEVPEVCRIFCARTWSEALDRAGVEASSELRKPENVYYPEAIRSSAPQSYQADTPSPAINPNEEALPRNSPPGASPNKPTTASKAETVSQGFQQELDSTVQSTGDITKK, from the exons atggagctgatggaaggtcaACAGGGAGAGGCTGCACCTGCCCAGGCAGTACCATCCCtggtttcatctcttccagccaggtctcctcctaCAGTTCCTCGCCACCCTCCTCAATATTCTCCGCAACCAACGCCGACCAGTGCTGCCGAGCAAGAAAAGCGCAGAGAACAGAAGGGTAAGGAG catctgGAAGAGACTCAGAAGCTAAGGGAGAaagctgaaaagctcaaagaacaagccgagaaagcgaaaatcaAGTCCGAACAGGCGATgaatgaagccgagcagaggggctaTGAACttgggatagctgaaactgagaaggcCCTCAGAGCCGAAGTTCCGGAGGTGTGCCGCATCTTCTGCGCGAGAACCTGGAGTGAGGCTCTAGACCGTGCTGGGGTCGAAGCTTCATCGgaactacgtaagccagagaacgtatattaccccgaagcgatacgctCTTCAGCGCCTCAATCGTACCAGGCTGATACCCCTTCCCCAGCTATTAACCCTAACGAGGAGGCTCTGCCTCGCAAttcccctccaggagcttcccccaacaaacccaccactGCTTCAAAGGCAGAGACGGTCTCACaaggttttcaacaagaattggactccacagttcaatcAACTGGGGACAttaccaaaaagtaa
- the LOC115957821 gene encoding uncharacterized protein LOC115957821, whose amino-acid sequence MVYMCFLVDQTRKVRRSKPAAGTCSRCGGGARVAEMKTATRFCYVPFYWKSWKAIICTYCGAILKSYR is encoded by the coding sequence ATGGTTTATATGTGTTTTCTGGTTGATCAAACAAGGAAAGTGCGGCGGAGCAAGCCAGCGGCTGGGACTTGTTCACGGTGCGGCGGTGGAGCTAGGGTGGCTGAGATGAAGACTGCTACAAGATTTTGTTATGTGCCATTCTATTGGAAATCTTGGAAGGCAATTATATGCACATATTGTGGTGCAATTCTTAAATCCTATAGATAG
- the LOC115954951 gene encoding pentatricopeptide repeat-containing protein At1g03540 has product MKLFFFFFFKRHCSSLTLNLQNPKTPSTKQSQILSLCKLGSLSDALRLLNSTISADIAVKPIVFAALLQTCIKVVSFNHGLQIHAHVVKSGLETDRFVGNSLLSLYFKLGRDFSQTRRVFDGLFIKDVISWTSMISGYVRSGKPRNSLELFWEMLAFGIEPNGFTLSAVIKACSELGDLRLGWCFHGVVMRHGFDSNHVISSALIDMYGRNYESGDARQLFDELPEPDAICWTSVISAFTRNGLFEEALGFFYVMQRNHGLIPDEFTLGTVLAACGNLGRLKQGKEVHAKVVTSGLRGNVVVESSLLDMYGKCGSVDESRRVFDRMPRRNSVSWSALLGVYCQNGDFESVIELFREMEEADLYCFGTVLRACAGLAAVRQGKEVHCQYVKRGGWRDVIVESALVCLYAKCGCVSFAYTIFMQMQVRNLITWNSMICGFAQNGKGEEALGIFDEMIKEGIKPDYITFIGVIFACSHTGLVDQGRKYFISMTKDYGIKAGTEHYNCMVDLLGRAGLLEEAENLIENADCKSDSSLWAVLLGACTTCTNSITAERIAKKMMELEPDYHLSYVLLANVYRAVGRWNDALEIRRLMENRGVKKMPGRSWIESNRNFGSHLDMGSFVVPGKSSTSVENIV; this is encoded by the coding sequence ATgaagctcttcttcttcttcttcttcaagcgCCACTGCAGCTCTCTCACCCTCAATCTCCAAAATCCCAAAACCCCATCTACCAAACAATCCCAAATCCTCTCTCTCTGCAAGCTCGGCTCACTCTCCGATGCGCTTCGACTCCTAAACTCCACTATTTCCGCCGATATTGCCGTCAAACCTATTGTATTTGCTGCACTCTTGCAAACTTGTATCAAAGTCGTTTCTTTCAATCATGGCCTTCAAATCCATGCCCATGTTGTTAAGTCCGGTCTTGAGACTGACCGTTTCGTCGGGAATAGCTtactttctctttattttaaattggGTCGTGATTTTTCGCAGACCCGGAGAGTGTTTGATGGTCTTTTTATTAAGGACGTGATATCTTGGACCTCGATGATTTCGGGGTATGTTCGGTCGGGGAAGCCTAGGAATTCTCTTGAGTTGTTTTGGGAAATGTTGGCATTTGGGATTGAGCCAAATGGGTTCACTTTATCTGCGGTGATCAAGGCGTGTTCAGAGCTTGGGGATTTAAGGCTAGGTTGGTGCTTTCATGGGGTGGTTATGAGACATGGGTTCGATTCGAATCATGTTATTTCTAGTGCTTTGATTGACATGTATGGTAGGAATTATGAGTCCGGGGATGCACGCCAGTTGTTTGATGAGTTGCCTGAACCGGATGCTATTTGTTGGACATCGGTCATTTCAGCATTCACAAGGAATGGTTTGTTTGAGGAAGCTTTGGGATTCTTTTATGTGATGCAAAGAAATCATGGGTTGATCCCAGATGAATTTACATTGGGGACAGTGTTGGCTGCTTGTGGTAATTTAGGTAGGTTGAAGCAAGGTAAAGAAGTGCATGCTAAGGTTGTCACTTCTGGACTTCGTGGAAATGTGGTTGTTGAGAGCAGCCTTTTAGATATGTATGGAAAATGTGGGTCAGTAGATGAATCTCGGCGTGTTTTTGATAGGATGCCCAGAAGGAATTCAGTTTCTTGGTCTGCATTGCTTGGAGTATACTGTCAAAATGGAGACTTTGAATCTGTTATTGAACTATTTAGAGAAATGGAGGAGGCTGATCTGTACTGTTTTGGAACTGTTCTTCGTGCATGTGCAGGTTTGGCAGCAGTAAGACAAGGGAAAGAAGTTCATTGCCAGTATGTGAAAAGGGGTGGTTGGAGGGATGTAATTGTAGAATCAGCTTTAGTTTGTCTTTATGCAAAATGTGGTTGTGTTAGTTTTGCTTATACAATTTTCATGCAAATGCAAGTTAGAAATTTGATAACTTGGAACTCAATGATTTGCGGGTTTGCTCAAAATGGAAAAGGTGAAGAAGCTCTTGGAATATTTGATGAGATGATTAAGGAGGGGATAAAGCCTGATTATATTACTTTTATCGGGGTTATTTTTGCTTGTAGTCATACAGGCTTGGTTGATCAAGGACGAAAATACTTTATCTCAATGACAAAGGACTATGGAATTAAAGCTGGAACAGAGCATTATAACTGCATGGTTGATCTTCTAGGCCGTGCTGGGCTACTTGAAGAAGCTGAAAATTTGATAGAAAATGCAGATTGTAAAAGTGATTCATCACTTTGGGCAGTTCTTCTTGGTGCTTGCACCACCTGTACAAACTCAATTACTGCAGAGCGAATTGCTAAGAAGATGATGGAATTGGAACCTGACTACCACTTGAGTTATGTTCTTTTGGCTAATGTTTATAGAGCAGTTGGACGATGGAATGATGCCTTGGAAATTAGGAGGTTGATGGAAAATAGAGGGGTTAAAAAGATGCCAGGTAGGAGCTGGATTGAAAGTAATAGAAACTTTGGTTCTCATCTTGACATGGGTAGTTTTGTTGTTCCTGGAAAAAGTAGTACTAGTGTGGAGAATATTGTgtga